In the Salvia miltiorrhiza cultivar Shanhuang (shh) chromosome 8, IMPLAD_Smil_shh, whole genome shotgun sequence genome, GGCGGCTGATTTATGCGCCTTTTGCCAGTTGAAAGAAGAAACCATTGAGCATCTCTTCTTCCTTTGCCAAAAAACTGAAGAAATCTGGAAAGAAATTGTACGTTGGACAGGTAAACAAGCAGTCTTTCATTTTAATTCCAAAGATCATTTCAACGCCTTTGTGAATTTGGGGAGCAAGAAGGATGTGGATTTCTTCCTTGGAGTTTGGTTGTGTGTGATTTGGAGTATTTGGAAGTTACGAAACAACTGTATTTTCAAACAAGAAAGCTGGAATAAAGAAAGAATGATGGCAGAGATTAAGGCGAGATTGTGGGTTTGGAGCTCGGATTTAAATCAACCAAAGCAGGAGCAAGAGTTTAGAAGATGGTTTATGGCTGTTGGTGGTTTGGACTGCTAAAGTTTGAGTTTCAACTGATGATCCTGATCCTGCTCAAGACCTTCCTCTGTTCTTTTGCTGTTTGTTTCAGTTGAGAGTTGGAGATTGGTGTGGAGTTTGGGTAGTCCGAACTCTGGAGATACTCTTTGATGTTGTTCTGATTGGGCTTCTTTCTTTTGCCCATTTACTCGTTCTTTTTCACATTTGTTCTGTACACCTTGTACCTCTGGTACCTGGTGATCCGTTCCGTTCTTCTATGAATGAAATCTCTTTTCTCTGATCAAAAAAATGATTGTGTATCAATTAAAATCCCAACAAATTGATTATAACATAGTCATAGcactataatttattgaattagTAATTTTTAATCTCTTAAATTTTATaggtaataattatattatatatataattttttttgaataaaatatgttAAGAGTTGTCCTAGTTGGACTGCTCCATCTCGAGTTTGTTGAACGAAGAGGAAGAGATGATGGATGCTTTGGATTCAGTTTTCGATCCGCTGAGAGACTTCTCCAAGGACAGCATCCGCCTCGTAAAGCGTTGCCACAAGCCCGATCGAAAAGGTACAACTCTTCCAACATCAGTGTGTCGCCGATCGATGCTTGTTGCCCTCACTTTCGCCTGATTTTGTGTGCTTTTTTGTAGAATTCACTAAGGTCGCGACTCGAACGGCGATCGGCTTCGTCGGATTTTTCGTCAAGTTGATTTTCATTCCCATCAACAATATCATCGTCGGCGCAGCCTAATTTAGAGTGTTTTGATTTCAGCTTTCTAAATCAGATCTGAAATTTGTTATTTGGTTTGGTATACTATATTTATGTGGGATCCAGTGATTCCAATTTGCTATCTTTTAATGCTGAACTAGAGAGGGTTTATGGTTTTCTTGAAATCATGTTAACCTATCGTTGCCTCGACTTAGTTGGATAAAATTATCTTCAGTTCCTAGCTTGGGCTTTATGATTTTGTGTTGAAAATAAAACTATGATTAGAGGCGCAAGTTAGGCAGGATACTGATGGAGACATGCCTCTGCATTCTGAGTCATGTTAGATGTGCAAAGCATGAATGCGATAGAGCTTCAAACGTTTGCTTACATGCCAATCCTTGGATGTTGTAAGCAATGAGAGTAAGAGTTGTGTCGTACACTCACACTCGTACTGCAAGTCAATTTTGCATGCTGTACATTCCATATGATAAATGAGATGATGATTGAATGGTTTTGTATGTTCATGACGAGAGGGGACTGACTGCAACTCTGTTTTTTCGTGTTTAATTGCAATCTTCCAGTTGGTGCAAGAACCTTTCGAAACCAGAGAAGATTGGCAGTTCATTAGTTAGGCTCATTTTGTAGCACTTTTCTGTGTAATTGTTGACCACTTTGTGTTATGTTTACTTGGTCTAATATGAATCTCTGAGCTTTATTTTGACTACATTGTCCATATTCATATCCAATGCAGATTTGATTCAACCATGAATTCTTAATATGTGATTTGATTAGTTATGAAA is a window encoding:
- the LOC130997607 gene encoding protein transport protein Sec61 subunit gamma-1-like is translated as MMDALDSVFDPLRDFSKDSIRLVKRCHKPDRKEFTKVATRTAIGFVGFFVKLIFIPINNIIVGAA